The Halomonas sp. THAF5a genome segment CATTCGTTCCCGCCGGGAGTCGTCCCGCGCCAGCTCGGCCACGCGCCGTGCGGCGCCCTCGGTATCACCCAGCGCGACCAGGTGCCCGGTGATGCCTTCCTCCACCAGTTCCGGCAGCGCGCCCCAGGCATAGCCGACCACCGGCCGCGCCGCGGCCATCGCCTCCAGCGCGGTGCGTCCGAAGGACTCCTGGAAGCGCGACAGGCTGACCACGATATCCAGCTCGGCCAGCGCCTCGGCCGGCGCAACGACATAGCCGCCGTAGACCAGGCATTCTGGCGCCAGGCCCCGGGCCTGTCGTGCCAGCAGCGACTCCAGGGCGGTCGTTCGCGGCCCGTAGAGGACCACCTTCAACTCGGGTGCCAGCCGGGCCAGGTGGTGTGCCATGGCCTCGAGGTCCTCGAGCCCCTTCTTTGGCAGATTGCTGCTCAGCATGCCCACCGCGAGCGACGGCGCCTCCCGCGTCGGAAGCGCGAGCAGTGGCCCCATCTCGACCGTGTTGGGCACCACCCGCACCGGCGGCGCCGGAGTCGTCGACGCATCGTGCCGCGGCGCCTCGCAGGCGACGGCGGTGGCTCGGGAGTTGGCGATCACCAGGTCCGCCCCCTCCCGCACCCGCCGCAGCAGGGTGTCGGCATCGGCATCAAGGGTTCGGCAGAGCGCGGCATCGTGGGCGGGCAGCTCGCGCACATGGACCACGGCGGGCACCCCCGCCTGCCGAGCCGCGACCAGCGGTTCCTCCAGCACCAGGGTGTTGGCGTGCACCCCCTCGATCCCGAAGCGCCGGATCAGTCCGCGGAAGTGGCGCAGGGTGGCGGGCTCGAGCGACCGCCCCCGCTGCCACCAGCCATAGGGCAGCACCGCCACCGCCCGAGCGTGGGCGCGCAGCGCCTCCACGTAGGGCCCGTTGACGGCCGAAGGCAGGCAGACGACCACGTTCCAACCCAGCCGGCGCATCGCCTTGAGCACGTCGAGCAGGCTGCGCTCGGCACCGTACAGGGCGCGGCCGGCCTGATGCCCACACAGCAGCACGCTTCGCGCGCCCGACTGGTAATCGGCAGCACCGGGCAGGATCGGCCAGGGGGCACGCCCCTCGCGCCGACCGCGGGTCAGGAAGTGGTGCAGCGGCTCCTGGTCCTGCTCGACGACGTCGGGATAGGCGTAGCGATAGCCGGACGCGCTGAAGCGGGGGCCGGGATCGCGCCCCTCGGCGCTGCCGGCCTGCCAGTAGTGGACCAGCGGCTCGATGATTGCCTCCTGGAGGTCGAGATGAGTACGCAGGTACCAGCCGGCATCGAAGAGGCCCGAGGCCTGCAGCGCGTCCAGCGGATGCGCAGAACGCACCGGGAGCGCCTGGCGGCAGATGGCCGCCGGGGCGGCGAAGGGCCGCCAAGGAGCACGATGGGGCAAACGCAAGTCCGCCGGAACCTCGGCCTCCGCGTGCCAGCGCCGGGCCGCGTCCATGTAGGCCTGGCGCACCCCGACGAACTGGGTGACCAGGTGGGTCGCCCCGCGCTGGCTGAGCGAGCCGCCGTCCGCCCGGCCGAAGGCCAGCGGCACCCCGGGCAGGGTATCGACCACCGACGCCTCGCCGAAGGCCGCGATCAGCCGCTCGTGGTACTCGCTGTCGGCATTGACGGCGACCTCGTCCCAGCCGCCGAGCACGTCGACCGCCGACCGGCGCACCATCAGCGAGGAGATATTGCGATAGACCCAGCCTTCCTCCTCCACCCGCCAGCGATGAAAGCGCAGCCCCGGGGTGGCCCGCACCCAGTGCGACAGGCTGGCCACGGCCGCGGGCGCGGCCTCGAGAATCGCGACCTGCCGGGCGAGCTTCTCGGGATGCGACCAGTCGTCACTGTCGTGGGTGGTGATCAACGCCCCGCTCGCCGCCATGAGCCCCGTATTGCGGGCCGCATAGGCGCCACCGTTGACGGCGTGGCGCAACAGGCGCAGCCGCACGTGGTCGGGACACTCCGCCTCGAGCGCCTGCAGCACCCGCCAGGTGTCGTCGCGGCTGGCATCGTCCACTACCAGCAGCTCCAGCGAGCGCCAGGTCTGGGCGAACAAGCTGCGCAGCGCCGTGGCGACGCTGCCGGCCGCGTTGTAGACCGGTACGATCACGCTGACCAGGGGGGGAGAGTGAGGGGTGAGTCGTGAGGGGGGAGGAGTCAGGGGCGAGCACTGGGGCGTATCGGGCGCCAGGTTATCGAGAGTCAGTGGCTGACCAGGCACCCGACGCGAGACCGTCGCGAGCCCCTCTGCCTGCCAGATCCGATTGATCCAGCTTAGTCGCTTGGCCTCGTCGTCCAGGGCGTTGGCGTGGGCCAGGCAAGTATCCGCGCGCGTCGGAAAGCGACGGTCCATCTCGGCCAGCACCCGGGGCAGGCGCGTGGCCCTCTCGCTGTTCGCGTTCGGGCCGGCTCCTGCGGCGAGCGAAGGCGAACACAGCGCCTCCACTGCCAGCAGCGCCGGCCCGATGTGCGCAGGGTGGGCAATCAGCCCCCCCTCGGGCAGCAAGCAGGCCCGCACCCGCGACCACTCGCCCTGCCAGGCCCACCAGCGCGCCAGGGCCCAGGCCGCGTGCTGGCGCTCCTCATCGTTCGCGGTGTCGTCCCCTCGCAGCGCCTCGAGCCTCGGCACCATCACCGCATGCGCACCGCGCCACAGATGGTGCTCCCAGGCCAACGCCCGGTTGCGCCGGGGCAGCCGGCCTTCGTGCCGGCCATGGCGCAGGAAGTGCACCAGCGGATTCAGCCCGGCCTCGGCCACGTCAGGGTAGTGGGCAAGGTACCACGCCCCGTCGAAGCCGGGGCCGGGGGCCAGTCCGGCGGCCGCCCCGCGGGTGAGGTAGTGCGTCACCGGATCGCAGGAGGCGTCCTGGCACTCTTGAAGGGCCGGCTGGCGCCGGTACCAGTCGGCATCGAACCAGTCGCTTTCCCGAAGCAACCGGCACTGATCGGACAAGGCACCTGGCGCTCGCTCCCGTGCCGGCAGACGCGTGACCACCCCACGCCACCACCGCTTGATCGGTGACCTACGCATTGTCATCGCAGCACACCATCCGCTTGATACGGGCGGTCATGCCTCATCCACGAAGACCTCGGCCAGCGCTTCCGCCTCGATGACCGCAGCAATCCGGCTCGCATTCTCCTCGGCCAGCCCGGCCTCCACCGCTTCCACCATGACGCGAATCAGCGGCTCGGTGCCCGACTTGCGCAGCAGCACACGGCCGTTCTCGCCAAGCGCCGCTTCCGCGGCGGTGACGGCGGCCCGAACGGGCTCGGCGGCAAGCAGCCGATCGGCCTGGCCGCGCTGCAAACGCACATTGATCAGCGTCTGAGGCAGCTTCTCCATCCCCTGTTTGATGAGGTGAAGGGACTGGCCTTTCTCCCGCATCACCTTCAGCACCTGCAACGAGGCGACGATGGCATCACCCGTGGCCGCCTGGTCCAGCAGCAGGATGTGCCCCGACCCTTCCCCGCCTATCCGCCAGCCGGTTTCGCGAAGCTGCTCCATGACATGGCGATCCCCCACCTTGGCGCGACACAACGGAATGCCATGCTGCTTCAGCGCCAGTTCCAGGCCGAGGTTGGCCATCTGGGTACCGACCACGCCGCCGGTGTAGCCTGACGCCTTGGCAGCAACCGCCAGGAGAAAGAGAATCTCGTCACCGTCGACGACCGCCCCGGTATGGTCCACCAGCATGACCCGATCCGCATCGCCATCCAACGCGATACCGAGATCCGCCTGCTCTGCCTCGACCGAGGCCACCAGGCTGGCCATGGCGGTCGCCCCGCAGCCATCGTTGATGTTCGTGCCGCTGGGCCGGTCGTTGATGCTTACCACCTCGGCACCCAGTTCGGCATACACCGCGCGCGCCACCTTATAGGCGGCACCGTTGGCGCTGTCGACCACCACTTTCAAGCCCGACAGGCTAAGCGAACCGGGCAGCGCCGCCTTGCAATACTCGATATAGCGGCCGCTGGCATCATCGATGCGCCGCGCCTTGCCCAGCAGGTGGGAAGGCTCATACGTCATGCCGCCGTCCAGCGCCTGCTCCAGCAGGCGCTCGATCTCCTGCTCCTGGGCGTCGCTGAGCTTGCTGCCATCTTTCGAGAAAAACTTGATGCCGTTGTCGTCATAGGGGTTGTGTGATGCGCTGATCACCACCCCCGCATCGGCACGAAAGGTGGCCGTCAAGTAGGCGACGGCGGGCGTGGGCAGCGGCCCGACCAGCGCCACGTTGATACCGGCGGCCGACAACCCCGATTCCAGCGCGGATTCCAGCATGTAACCGCTGGCTCGGGTGTCCTTCCCGATCAGCACCTCGCGGGCGCCCGAGGCCCCCAGCACCTTGCCGGCGGCCCACCCCAGTTTCATGGCGAATTCCGCCGTCATGGGGTGTTCCCCCACGCGCCCTCGAATGCCGTCGGTACCGAAATACTTGCGTGTCATCGTCTTACTCCACGGTTACGCTCTTGGCCAGGTTGCGCGGCTTGTCGACATCGGTGCCCTTCACCAGGGCCACGTGATAGGCCAGCAGCTGCTGGGCGACCACGTGCAGGATCGGCGAGAGCAGCCCCCCGACCTCGACGCCCTCCCGCTCGGGCAGGCGCAGGATATGCACGCCCTCGCTCTCTGCCATGTGGGAGCAACCGTCGGCGAACACGTAGAGCTCGCCGCCCCGGGCGCTGACCTCCTGCATGTTGGCCTTGAGCTTGTCGAGCAGCTCGTCGTTGGGCGCCACCACGACCACCGGCATCTCGCCGTCGACCAGTGCCAGGGGGCCGTGCTTGAGCTCCCCGGCCGGATAGGCCTCGGCGTGGATGTAGGAGATCTCCTTGAGCTTGAGGGCGCCCTCCAGGGCGATGGGGAAGTGATGACCGCGGCCCAGGAAAAGCGCATGGCGCTTGTCGGCGAAGCGCTGGGCCCAGTCGCGAATCTGCGGCTCCAGCTCCAGCACCTGCTCCACCGCCGTCGGCAGGTGGCGAAGCTCGGAGAGATAGGCCTGCTCGCACGCCTCATCGAACCTGGCACTATATCCCTGACGCTTGGCCAGCAGCAGGGTCAGCAGGAACAGCGCCGAGAGCTGGGTGGTGAAGGCCTTGGTGGAGGCCACGCCGATCTCCGGGCCGGCCCGGGTGATGAAGCGCAGCGCGGTCTCGCGCACGATGGTCGACTCCGGCACGTTGCAGATCGCCAGGGTATGACGATGGCCCAGCGCCTTGGCGTGC includes the following:
- a CDS encoding glycosyltransferase → MSDQCRLLRESDWFDADWYRRQPALQECQDASCDPVTHYLTRGAAAGLAPGPGFDGAWYLAHYPDVAEAGLNPLVHFLRHGRHEGRLPRRNRALAWEHHLWRGAHAVMVPRLEALRGDDTANDEERQHAAWALARWWAWQGEWSRVRACLLPEGGLIAHPAHIGPALLAVEALCSPSLAAGAGPNANSERATRLPRVLAEMDRRFPTRADTCLAHANALDDEAKRLSWINRIWQAEGLATVSRRVPGQPLTLDNLAPDTPQCSPLTPPPSRLTPHSPPLVSVIVPVYNAAGSVATALRSLFAQTWRSLELLVVDDASRDDTWRVLQALEAECPDHVRLRLLRHAVNGGAYAARNTGLMAASGALITTHDSDDWSHPEKLARQVAILEAAPAAVASLSHWVRATPGLRFHRWRVEEEGWVYRNISSLMVRRSAVDVLGGWDEVAVNADSEYHERLIAAFGEASVVDTLPGVPLAFGRADGGSLSQRGATHLVTQFVGVRQAYMDAARRWHAEAEVPADLRLPHRAPWRPFAAPAAICRQALPVRSAHPLDALQASGLFDAGWYLRTHLDLQEAIIEPLVHYWQAGSAEGRDPGPRFSASGYRYAYPDVVEQDQEPLHHFLTRGRREGRAPWPILPGAADYQSGARSVLLCGHQAGRALYGAERSLLDVLKAMRRLGWNVVVCLPSAVNGPYVEALRAHARAVAVLPYGWWQRGRSLEPATLRHFRGLIRRFGIEGVHANTLVLEEPLVAARQAGVPAVVHVRELPAHDAALCRTLDADADTLLRRVREGADLVIANSRATAVACEAPRHDASTTPAPPVRVVPNTVEMGPLLALPTREAPSLAVGMLSSNLPKKGLEDLEAMAHHLARLAPELKVVLYGPRTTALESLLARQARGLAPECLVYGGYVVAPAEALAELDIVVSLSRFQESFGRTALEAMAAARPVVGYAWGALPELVEEGITGHLVALGDTEGAARRVAELARDDSRRERMGEAGRCRAQERFGEAAMAAALYEAYAALPDFSDPAITERRPA
- the glmM gene encoding phosphoglucosamine mutase; the protein is MTRKYFGTDGIRGRVGEHPMTAEFAMKLGWAAGKVLGASGAREVLIGKDTRASGYMLESALESGLSAAGINVALVGPLPTPAVAYLTATFRADAGVVISASHNPYDDNGIKFFSKDGSKLSDAQEQEIERLLEQALDGGMTYEPSHLLGKARRIDDASGRYIEYCKAALPGSLSLSGLKVVVDSANGAAYKVARAVYAELGAEVVSINDRPSGTNINDGCGATAMASLVASVEAEQADLGIALDGDADRVMLVDHTGAVVDGDEILFLLAVAAKASGYTGGVVGTQMANLGLELALKQHGIPLCRAKVGDRHVMEQLRETGWRIGGEGSGHILLLDQAATGDAIVASLQVLKVMREKGQSLHLIKQGMEKLPQTLINVRLQRGQADRLLAAEPVRAAVTAAEAALGENGRVLLRKSGTEPLIRVMVEAVEAGLAEENASRIAAVIEAEALAEVFVDEA